The following proteins come from a genomic window of Bacillota bacterium:
- a CDS encoding FMN-binding protein: MKRVFRLFAITVLIIILTSCTAINQMPNEGQKTGEEEVRYKDGTFVGVGDKWQYGNEDATVVINDGKIRSINLRRLDTEGNEVDYDNWTGKEINGKLYPNLKKFRKDLADAMIEKQTYEVDAISGATVSSENWKLAVKRALEKAKK; the protein is encoded by the coding sequence ATGAAAAGAGTTTTCAGACTTTTTGCAATAACAGTACTTATTATTATTTTAACTTCATGTACTGCTATTAACCAAATGCCTAATGAAGGACAAAAGACAGGGGAAGAGGAAGTCCGGTATAAGGACGGTACATTTGTAGGAGTAGGAGATAAATGGCAGTATGGAAATGAAGATGCAACAGTTGTAATAAATGATGGAAAGATTAGAAGTATAAACTTAAGACGATTGGACACTGAAGGAAATGAAGTGGATTATGATAATTGGACTGGAAAGGAAATTAACGGCAAATTGTATCCTAATTTGAAAAAGTTTAGGAAAGATTTGGCAGATGCGATGATTGAAAAACAAACATATGAAGTAGATGCTATAAGTGGAGCTACAGTTAGTTCCGAAAACTGGAAACTGGCAGTTAAAAGGGCTTTGGAAAAGGCTAAGAAGTAA
- a CDS encoding flavin reductase, giving the protein MMNEFIEIRPEQIQENVFKLIGSDWMLVTAGTKDSYNTMTASWGGLGVLWGENVSFCFVRPQRYTFEFIEKHRNFTFSFFDETYRKVLQFCGSHSGRDVDKAAATGLTPVEEDGVVYFNEARLVIVCKKIYYQDIVPYNFLDPEIDKNYLKKDYHRMYIGKVIKCLTGRSVVK; this is encoded by the coding sequence ATGATGAATGAGTTCATAGAAATAAGACCAGAGCAAATACAGGAAAATGTTTTTAAATTAATAGGTTCTGATTGGATGCTTGTGACTGCAGGTACTAAGGATAGCTATAATACTATGACTGCAAGCTGGGGAGGATTAGGTGTACTGTGGGGTGAAAACGTATCCTTTTGCTTTGTAAGACCACAACGTTATACTTTTGAATTTATAGAAAAACATAGGAACTTTACATTCTCGTTTTTTGATGAAACATACAGAAAAGTCCTCCAGTTTTGTGGTTCGCATTCAGGTAGGGATGTTGATAAAGCAGCAGCTACCGGACTTACTCCTGTTGAAGAAGATGGGGTTGTATACTTTAATGAGGCACGGCTTGTAATAGTATGTAAAAAAATATATTATCAGGATATAGTGCCGTACAACTTTTTAGATCCCGAAATCGATAAAAATTACTTAAAAAAAGACTATCACCGCATGTATATCGGCAAGGTTATTAAATGCCTCACTGGACGTAGCGTTGTTAAGTAA
- a CDS encoding aminotransferase class I/II-fold pyridoxal phosphate-dependent enzyme: MDIFQKCFNYTDAKEAMKAGIYPYFHVLETCQDTEVIIEGKRTIMIGSNNYLGLTSDPRVIKAAREALEKYGTGCSGSRFLNGTLSIHIELEKRLASFVKKEAALTFSTGFQTNLGIISAIAGRNDYIICDSENHASIVDGCRLSFAKTIKYNHNDMNDLERVLKNIPDTSGKLIVTDGVFSMGGDICNLPEIVRLAEKYEARIMVDDAHGLGVLGEHGRGTAEHFGLEDKVDIIMGTFSKSLASLGGYIAAREEVIHYVKHVSRPFIFSASITPANAAAALEALNILESEPERVRALSDIANYMREGFRKLDIPIGDSQTPIIPVMTWENERTFVITKMLLNEGVYVNPVIAPAVKPGQCLLRTSYTATHTKEQLDYALGAFERVFSKI, from the coding sequence ATGGATATCTTTCAAAAATGTTTTAACTATACCGATGCGAAAGAAGCTATGAAGGCAGGGATTTACCCATATTTTCATGTATTGGAAACATGTCAGGACACAGAAGTAATAATTGAAGGAAAAAGAACAATAATGATTGGGTCTAATAATTACCTGGGACTTACTTCAGACCCTAGGGTCATAAAAGCTGCCAGGGAAGCATTAGAAAAATATGGGACTGGTTGCTCAGGTTCACGTTTCCTCAACGGTACCCTAAGTATCCATATTGAACTTGAAAAACGCCTGGCTTCATTTGTAAAAAAAGAAGCGGCACTTACATTTAGCACAGGGTTTCAGACTAATTTAGGGATAATTTCAGCTATTGCAGGAAGGAATGACTATATAATTTGTGATAGTGAAAACCATGCAAGTATAGTTGATGGTTGCAGGCTTAGTTTCGCTAAAACAATTAAATATAATCATAATGACATGAATGATTTAGAAAGAGTATTAAAAAATATACCGGATACTAGTGGTAAACTGATAGTAACTGATGGTGTATTCAGTATGGGAGGAGATATTTGTAATCTCCCTGAAATAGTGAGGTTAGCCGAAAAATATGAAGCAAGAATAATGGTAGATGACGCTCATGGCTTAGGTGTATTAGGTGAACATGGGCGGGGCACGGCAGAACATTTCGGACTAGAAGATAAAGTAGACATTATAATGGGGACTTTCAGCAAATCTCTAGCAAGCCTTGGCGGTTATATAGCTGCAAGGGAAGAAGTAATACATTATGTTAAACATGTTTCCAGGCCCTTTATCTTTAGTGCTTCAATCACACCTGCTAATGCTGCTGCTGCTCTTGAGGCCTTGAATATACTTGAATCTGAACCTGAACGTGTTAGAGCCCTTTCAGATATTGCAAATTATATGCGGGAAGGCTTCAGAAAGCTTGATATTCCGATTGGCGATTCCCAAACTCCAATTATACCTGTAATGACTTGGGAAAATGAAAGGACATTTGTAATAACTAAAATGCTTCTCAACGAAGGCGTTTATGTAAATCCTGTTATTGCACCTGCAGTAAAGCCGGGCCAATGCCTGTTAAGGACCAGCTACACTGCAACTCATACCAAGGAACAACTTGATTATGCCCTTGGTGCATTTGAAAGGGTTTTCAGCAAAATCTAA
- a CDS encoding SDR family oxidoreductase has product MKMIYGNTVMITGASSGIGKCIALSLMKKGYRVYGTSRNPIQKNIVVANDSEDGKGFIEMVQLDVRSEDSIKKAVDYILRKEGKIDILINNAGFGIAGAVEDTSHEEAYEQFDTNFFGVLRMCRNVIPIMRKNKSGLIINISSVAGLISIPFQSMYSASKYALESMSEALRIELKPFGINVVLVEPGDTKTGFTANRKIVNRANESSIYKERFIKSLNTMIKDETTGPTPEAVARAIVKILNKKNPPVRVVVGIKYKIIVFCKRLVPARFVEYVVSKLY; this is encoded by the coding sequence ATGAAAATGATTTATGGTAATACTGTCATGATAACCGGTGCATCTTCAGGAATAGGAAAATGTATAGCACTATCACTTATGAAAAAAGGATATAGGGTATATGGTACTTCTCGAAACCCAATACAGAAAAATATAGTAGTTGCCAATGATTCCGAGGATGGAAAAGGTTTTATTGAAATGGTCCAGTTAGATGTCAGGTCGGAAGATTCAATTAAAAAAGCTGTAGACTACATTTTGAGAAAGGAAGGTAAGATTGACATATTAATTAATAATGCAGGATTTGGAATTGCAGGTGCTGTTGAAGATACTAGTCATGAGGAAGCTTATGAACAGTTTGACACAAATTTCTTTGGCGTATTGAGAATGTGCCGTAATGTTATTCCTATTATGAGAAAAAATAAAAGTGGACTAATTATAAACATCAGCTCTGTTGCGGGTTTAATATCTATTCCCTTCCAATCAATGTATAGTGCAAGCAAATACGCTTTAGAATCAATGTCGGAAGCCTTGCGTATTGAACTAAAACCTTTCGGTATAAATGTGGTGTTGGTTGAGCCCGGAGATACAAAAACAGGATTTACCGCCAACAGAAAGATTGTCAATCGGGCAAATGAAAGTTCAATATATAAAGAGCGATTTATTAAGTCTTTAAATACCATGATAAAAGATGAAACAACAGGCCCCACACCTGAGGCTGTGGCAAGAGCTATTGTAAAAATATTAAACAAAAAAAACCCTCCTGTAAGGGTTGTAGTAGGTATTAAATACAAAATAATTGTATTTTGCAAAAGGTTGGTACCTGCAAGGTTTGTTGAATATGTAGTATCAAAACTTTATTAG
- a CDS encoding EamA family transporter, with the protein MENLFSDNKNISRSVAIALLVLVALLWSSGGLLIKLISWNPIAIAGFRSAVAALFILLIIKKPRITWSFPQVGGAIAYALTVISFVTATKLTTAANAILLQYSAPIYVAVFGAWFLKEKAKLLDWIIIFFVISGMFLFFLDELSMDNLYGNLLAVFSGLCFAALAIFMRKQKYGSPLESAFLGNIVTAIIGLPFMFNTEKPDLTGWCMLLVLGIFQLGLSYILYSVAIKHVTALEATLITVLEPILNPLWVYLFTGEAPGKWAMVGGFIVLISVTVRCIISAVRPDITTISEEKPSEESSIGEIVSERY; encoded by the coding sequence ATGGAAAATCTGTTTTCTGATAATAAAAATATAAGCAGGTCAGTTGCAATTGCCCTGCTGGTATTAGTAGCTCTACTTTGGAGTTCCGGGGGACTTTTAATAAAACTTATATCATGGAATCCTATTGCTATTGCAGGGTTCAGGAGTGCTGTTGCTGCGCTGTTTATACTTTTGATAATAAAAAAACCTAGAATTACATGGTCTTTCCCACAGGTAGGAGGGGCTATTGCATATGCTTTGACAGTAATAAGTTTTGTAACAGCCACAAAACTGACTACTGCAGCTAATGCTATTTTACTCCAATATTCAGCTCCTATATATGTTGCTGTATTTGGAGCTTGGTTTTTGAAAGAAAAGGCAAAATTGCTGGATTGGATAATAATTTTTTTTGTAATAAGCGGTATGTTCCTGTTCTTTTTAGATGAACTTAGTATGGATAATCTTTACGGCAATCTTCTTGCCGTATTCAGCGGTCTTTGCTTTGCTGCTCTGGCAATCTTCATGCGCAAGCAAAAATATGGATCGCCCCTTGAATCAGCTTTCCTGGGAAATATTGTTACAGCAATAATAGGGCTACCCTTTATGTTTAACACTGAAAAGCCTGATTTAACAGGTTGGTGTATGTTGCTTGTCTTAGGAATATTCCAACTAGGCCTTTCTTATATACTGTATTCTGTCGCCATCAAACACGTTACAGCATTGGAGGCAACTTTAATAACGGTCTTAGAACCTATTTTGAATCCATTATGGGTGTACTTGTTTACAGGTGAGGCTCCGGGTAAATGGGCTATGGTAGGTGGCTTCATAGTGTTGATATCAGTCACTGTGAGATGTATAATATCAGCTGTTAGACCAGATATAACAACAATTTCGGAAGAAAAGCCATCAGAAGAATCATCTATCGGTGAGATAGTTTCCGAGAGGTACTAA
- a CDS encoding CCA tRNA nucleotidyltransferase: MDSVNANLPEEAKYIIRTLNENHFEAFLVGGCVRDILMGMEPKDWDITTDALPEQVKALFDKTVDTGLKHGTVTVIIGEQSIEVTTFRIEGKYSNHRRPDKVIFTSYLEQDLGRRDFTINSIAYHPEKGFIDPFNGIEDIEKGVIRAVGDADRRFEEDSLRMLRAVRFAAQLDFKIDPGVMESIKNKKTLISKISKERIRDELTKILVSPNPSKFIFLKDLSILAVVLPELNKYSFDKIQHIIGGVEIIKNDPILRWTMLLREESKDSANYILRNLKFDNNTIKKVCRLIEFHHINIDPVPKCVRRAVSIVGEDIFLDLTKIIEAVLKAEINNCNGRLKSFADNEYYGEEIKKVNTVRHIYYNAKEKGECMNIKDLAVSGSDLINIGFKEGEQIGKILSRLLEAVIENPEMNKKEELLKFVAKFLQK, translated from the coding sequence ATGGACAGTGTAAATGCCAATTTACCAGAAGAGGCGAAATATATTATTCGCACATTAAATGAGAATCATTTTGAAGCTTTCCTGGTAGGGGGGTGCGTGAGGGATATTCTGATGGGTATGGAGCCTAAAGATTGGGATATAACAACAGACGCTTTGCCGGAACAGGTTAAGGCTTTATTTGACAAAACTGTTGATACTGGTTTAAAACATGGTACAGTAACCGTTATAATTGGAGAGCAAAGTATCGAAGTTACGACTTTTAGAATTGAGGGTAAATACTCAAACCATCGCAGACCGGATAAAGTGATTTTTACATCCTATTTGGAACAGGATCTTGGAAGAAGAGATTTTACAATAAATTCAATAGCATATCATCCTGAAAAGGGTTTTATTGACCCTTTTAATGGAATAGAGGACATTGAAAAAGGTGTTATCCGTGCGGTCGGTGACGCAGATAGAAGATTTGAAGAAGATTCTTTAAGAATGTTAAGAGCTGTACGTTTTGCTGCTCAATTAGACTTTAAAATAGATCCGGGTGTTATGGAGTCAATAAAAAACAAAAAAACCCTTATAAGTAAAATCAGCAAAGAGAGAATCAGAGATGAGTTAACAAAGATACTTGTATCGCCTAACCCTTCCAAATTCATTTTTTTAAAAGATTTAAGTATATTGGCTGTTGTTTTGCCGGAGTTGAACAAATACTCCTTTGATAAAATTCAGCATATTATAGGTGGAGTCGAAATTATTAAAAATGACCCAATATTAAGGTGGACAATGCTTCTTCGTGAAGAAAGTAAAGATTCTGCTAATTATATTTTAAGAAATTTGAAATTTGATAACAATACAATTAAGAAAGTATGTAGACTTATAGAGTTTCATCATATAAATATTGACCCTGTACCAAAATGTGTAAGGAGGGCAGTAAGCATTGTTGGGGAAGATATATTTCTTGACCTTACAAAAATTATAGAAGCAGTTTTAAAGGCTGAAATAAACAATTGTAATGGCAGGTTGAAATCCTTTGCAGATAATGAATATTATGGAGAGGAGATTAAAAAAGTTAATACTGTAAGGCACATTTACTATAATGCTAAAGAGAAAGGGGAATGTATGAATATTAAAGATTTAGCTGTTAGTGGCAGTGATTTAATTAACATAGGATTTAAAGAAGGAGAGCAAATAGGTAAAATATTAAGCCGACTTTTGGAGGCTGTTATTGAAAATCCTGAAATGAATAAAAAGGAAGAGCTGTTAAAATTTGTAGCTAAATTCCTTCAAAAGTAA
- a CDS encoding MFS transporter: protein MNIRLKTLIDSLLTKLKLLIGYDATDEKAISRKNIALASYAAETTNNMIGGIFLTGFLLLMRADDSFMGLVTMAGLVGNMFQVLSPLLLERFESRKKILLIGRGIIYFFNIVVIGFIPFLSSSDNIKLTIIISVILLLNIVNAILAPGFSIWHIKSIPDEVRAKFFSFYRVTSGIIVYSVILIGSGIVDYYKVFGNELKGLLILRIVAVITASIDLYLLSKVKEYSNKKSDIQVNLINIFVSPFKEKKYLITVLIACLWSLSANIPGPYFSIYLLKDLNVNYSYLNFINMLNIPVLVFFTPVWSRIIRKTSWFKALHMSMGLYVLYYIGLSFVTKDTLILYPVSTIYAFTIAAGINLTFSNIPYINIPEGNQTNYIGFYAAMNNLAAFIGVLLGKEFIRLTEGCRIMLLGIGMQNKQYILLLTAGIMLISTYIIFILQKKVQK, encoded by the coding sequence ATGAATATAAGGCTTAAAACATTAATCGATTCGCTTTTGACAAAGCTGAAGTTGCTTATAGGTTATGATGCAACCGACGAAAAAGCCATAAGCCGTAAAAATATTGCTCTTGCCTCTTATGCTGCAGAGACTACAAACAATATGATAGGAGGCATTTTTTTAACAGGTTTTTTGCTTCTTATGAGAGCTGATGACTCGTTTATGGGATTAGTTACAATGGCAGGCCTTGTCGGTAATATGTTTCAGGTATTGTCGCCACTTTTGCTTGAAAGATTTGAGAGCAGGAAGAAAATATTACTTATCGGCAGGGGGATAATTTATTTCTTTAACATTGTAGTTATAGGGTTTATACCATTTCTGAGCTCTTCTGATAATATAAAACTTACAATAATAATATCAGTAATATTACTGCTAAATATTGTTAATGCAATTTTAGCCCCAGGGTTTAGTATATGGCATATAAAAAGCATACCTGATGAGGTGAGAGCCAAGTTCTTTTCCTTTTACAGGGTTACCAGTGGTATAATAGTATATTCCGTAATATTAATCGGCAGCGGCATTGTTGATTATTACAAAGTATTCGGCAATGAGTTGAAAGGCCTTTTAATCTTAAGGATTGTGGCTGTTATTACAGCTTCAATAGATTTGTACTTGTTGTCCAAAGTTAAGGAATACTCAAATAAAAAGTCAGATATTCAGGTTAATCTGATTAATATATTTGTAAGCCCCTTCAAGGAAAAAAAATACCTAATAACAGTCCTAATTGCTTGTTTGTGGAGTTTGTCAGCAAATATACCGGGACCTTATTTCAGCATATATTTATTAAAAGACTTGAATGTCAACTATTCCTATTTAAATTTTATAAACATGTTAAACATACCTGTATTAGTATTTTTTACACCCGTATGGTCAAGAATAATCAGGAAAACGTCTTGGTTCAAGGCTCTACATATGTCAATGGGCCTATACGTACTATATTATATAGGCCTTTCTTTTGTAACTAAAGACACATTAATTTTATACCCTGTTTCTACAATATATGCTTTTACCATTGCTGCAGGAATAAATCTTACTTTTTCAAATATACCTTACATAAATATTCCTGAGGGCAACCAGACAAATTATATCGGCTTTTATGCGGCAATGAATAATTTGGCTGCTTTTATAGGAGTTTTACTGGGAAAGGAGTTTATCCGCCTTACAGAAGGATGCAGAATTATGTTATTGGGAATAGGAATGCAGAATAAACAATATATTCTTTTACTTACTGCCGGTATAATGCTAATATCTACATACATAATATTTATATTGCAGAAAAAAGTCCAGAAATGA
- a CDS encoding FtsW/RodA/SpoVE family cell cycle protein codes for MYFIEKIKGVNYLKQFDYILFISVLILSIIGLVVLNSATLSMPGGGSIMKTQIVSVIIGVIASLVISAFDYNNFKSIAFILYLVSIGLLMLVLFIGVGYKEVGSNSWIIIPVIGGFSISFQPAELSKITLVILLSAFLERIKEGQEVNKNIIKLIIYFLLMIGLIIKQPDYGMAIVFFIAFFIMIYICGVKYKHIFIAVGTLLFTTPFLWFFTLNEQRKKRILEFISPGFDPGGASYQLDRAQIAIGSGRIYGSGLYKGIQTQTPPHIGGVPVRESDMIFSVIGEELGFIGSVLIITLILFIILRCIHVARNSRDYYGSFLVVGLTGMLAYQSLQNIGMCLRLLPLTGLPLPFISAGGSAMVTNYISIGIVLSVSMRRKRAMFSNQQ; via the coding sequence ATGTATTTTATTGAAAAAATTAAAGGGGTTAATTATCTTAAGCAATTTGATTACATTTTATTTATAAGTGTGCTTATACTTTCTATAATAGGGCTTGTAGTTTTAAACAGCGCAACCCTTTCCATGCCCGGCGGCGGAAGTATAATGAAAACACAAATTGTTAGTGTAATTATTGGTGTAATTGCTTCACTGGTAATTAGTGCCTTTGATTACAATAACTTCAAATCTATAGCATTCATCTTGTATCTTGTTTCTATTGGCTTACTTATGCTTGTGCTCTTCATAGGAGTAGGTTATAAAGAAGTGGGTAGCAATAGTTGGATAATTATACCTGTAATAGGAGGCTTTAGCATTTCTTTTCAACCTGCAGAATTATCAAAAATTACATTGGTTATTCTACTTTCAGCTTTCCTTGAAAGAATAAAAGAAGGACAGGAAGTTAATAAAAATATAATAAAACTTATTATTTACTTTCTTTTAATGATAGGATTAATAATAAAACAACCGGATTATGGTATGGCAATAGTTTTCTTTATAGCCTTTTTTATAATGATCTATATTTGCGGAGTTAAATATAAGCACATATTTATTGCAGTAGGAACTTTACTCTTCACTACACCATTTTTATGGTTTTTTACCTTGAATGAACAAAGAAAAAAGAGAATACTGGAATTTATTTCTCCCGGTTTTGACCCTGGAGGGGCAAGTTATCAGTTAGACAGGGCACAAATAGCTATTGGTTCGGGACGAATCTATGGTAGCGGTCTATATAAAGGTATACAGACACAGACGCCTCCGCATATTGGAGGTGTCCCCGTAAGGGAATCGGATATGATTTTTAGTGTTATTGGAGAAGAACTTGGTTTTATAGGTTCAGTCCTGATAATAACATTAATACTGTTTATCATATTAAGATGCATCCATGTTGCAAGGAACTCAAGGGACTATTATGGTTCTTTTTTAGTGGTAGGTTTAACCGGCATGTTGGCATATCAATCTTTGCAGAATATTGGCATGTGTTTGAGATTGCTTCCGCTAACAGGCCTTCCTCTTCCTTTTATCAGTGCCGGGGGCAGTGCTATGGTAACAAATTACATTTCTATAGGAATTGTATTAAGTGTATCCATGAGAAGAAAAAGGGCGATGTTTTCGAATCAGCAGTAA
- a CDS encoding prolipoprotein diacylglyceryl transferase — protein sequence MSIIEFPGLWGLRIPVSREAFYIFGKPIYWYGIIIAFGFLLAVLLAIKHSSKYGIEPDNIIDLVLYLTPAGIIGARLYYVAFSWDEFKGNFLDIINIRKGGLAIYGGIIAGLIVAFIFAKVKKINILKLFDFGIPYLPMAQAIGRWGNFVNQEAYGVNTSLPWGMTSDSIRNELTINAQKLAQMGIYVDPSKPVHPTFLYESLWDLGVFLILIWYRKHKKINGEVFFLYMILYGIGRAWIEGLRTDSLMMGNQRISQVLSLVFAITFAVVLFIRRKKTALTGEDEVVELGTSSYGEILKELQKEKEDMDEITVEEVDEMGDGKENEIEIEIEIEEENKIEDEKERKEAPKDDTGKEITER from the coding sequence ATGAGTATCATTGAATTTCCAGGACTGTGGGGCTTACGAATACCTGTTAGCAGGGAAGCTTTTTATATATTTGGAAAGCCTATTTACTGGTATGGAATTATTATTGCCTTCGGATTTCTTTTAGCAGTTTTGTTGGCCATAAAGCACAGCAGCAAATATGGAATTGAGCCGGATAATATTATTGATTTGGTATTATATCTTACTCCTGCAGGCATAATCGGCGCACGTCTTTATTATGTGGCCTTCAGTTGGGATGAGTTCAAGGGTAACTTTTTAGATATTATTAATATACGCAAAGGGGGCCTTGCAATTTATGGAGGGATTATAGCAGGCCTTATTGTGGCATTTATTTTTGCAAAAGTAAAGAAAATTAATATTTTAAAACTATTTGATTTTGGCATACCTTACCTTCCCATGGCCCAAGCCATCGGCAGATGGGGCAATTTTGTAAACCAGGAAGCTTACGGCGTGAATACCAGTTTGCCATGGGGAATGACCAGTGATAGCATCAGGAATGAATTGACTATTAATGCTCAAAAGCTTGCACAAATGGGAATATATGTCGATCCATCCAAACCGGTACATCCTACATTTTTATATGAGTCGTTATGGGATTTAGGAGTTTTCTTAATACTTATATGGTACAGAAAACATAAAAAGATAAATGGTGAAGTTTTTTTCCTATATATGATTTTATACGGAATTGGACGGGCATGGATAGAAGGTTTAAGGACAGATAGCTTAATGATGGGAAACCAGAGAATTTCTCAGGTACTTTCACTTGTTTTTGCAATAACTTTTGCTGTTGTGCTTTTTATAAGGAGAAAGAAAACGGCTTTAACCGGTGAAGATGAAGTTGTGGAATTGGGTACAAGCAGTTATGGAGAGATACTGAAAGAATTGCAGAAAGAAAAAGAGGACATGGATGAGATAACGGTCGAGGAAGTGGACGAGATGGGGGATGGGAAAGAAAATGAGATAGAGATTGAGATTGAGATTGAGGAAGAGAATAAGATAGAGGATGAGAAAGAGCGTAAGGAAGCGCCTAAGGATGATACCGGTAAAGAAATTACCGAAAGATAG
- a CDS encoding insulinase family protein — MMQETLKFDKIGEVMHKYRHDSGLNAFVIPKKGYSKKYTVFATHYGSINNEFIDPYDNNTIKMPEGIAHFLEHKLFDQKEGSIMDKFSELGSSPNAYTSFNKTVYLFSCTERFDENLGLLLSFVQNPYFTELGVEKEKDIIKQEINMFRDNPGWRAFFNLLESLYVMNPVKNDIVGNHESIEKIDKEMLYKCYNIFYHPSNMVIFVIGDVDEERVFNRIESSISKKHKIGKIKRLFPEEPKEINREYIEEKMPVATPIFQMGFKDDTYNLKGEELLMREIAVKILLEIFMGRSSQLYNKLYEEGLINNTFEFDYTAEENYAYSTIGGESIEPGKVKEKIIDTVCFLLKDGLNKEDFQRVKKSLYGKLIRWFNSLEKVSEMFISGYFKGINIFDYFNIYDKINLEYLNHVMKGHFNLDRFAVSVIQGI; from the coding sequence ATTATGCAGGAAACACTTAAATTCGATAAAATAGGCGAGGTAATGCATAAATATAGGCATGATAGTGGTTTAAATGCTTTTGTTATCCCTAAAAAGGGTTATTCAAAGAAATATACTGTTTTTGCTACCCATTACGGGTCAATTAATAATGAGTTTATAGATCCTTATGATAATAATACAATAAAAATGCCTGAAGGGATAGCACATTTTTTAGAACATAAGTTGTTTGACCAGAAAGAAGGAAGTATAATGGACAAGTTTTCTGAACTGGGTTCAAGTCCAAATGCCTATACAAGCTTTAATAAGACCGTTTATTTATTTTCATGTACCGAAAGGTTTGATGAAAATCTTGGATTGCTCTTAAGCTTTGTTCAAAATCCATATTTTACTGAATTGGGTGTGGAAAAAGAAAAAGATATTATTAAACAGGAAATAAATATGTTTAGGGATAATCCGGGATGGAGGGCTTTTTTCAATTTGCTGGAGTCATTATATGTAATGAATCCTGTAAAAAATGATATAGTAGGAAACCACGAAAGTATTGAAAAAATTGACAAAGAGATGTTATATAAATGTTATAATATATTTTACCATCCTTCAAATATGGTTATTTTTGTAATTGGTGATGTGGATGAAGAAAGGGTATTTAACCGGATTGAATCAAGTATTAGCAAAAAGCACAAAATCGGCAAAATAAAGAGGTTGTTTCCTGAAGAACCAAAGGAGATTAATAGAGAATATATTGAAGAAAAAATGCCGGTTGCAACCCCCATATTCCAGATGGGTTTTAAGGATGATACTTATAACTTGAAAGGTGAGGAGCTTTTAATGAGAGAAATTGCAGTAAAAATCCTGCTGGAGATTTTTATGGGAAGAAGCTCACAATTATATAATAAGCTTTATGAAGAAGGACTTATAAATAATACATTTGAGTTTGATTATACTGCTGAGGAAAATTATGCATATTCAACAATTGGTGGAGAGTCAATAGAACCTGGCAAGGTTAAGGAAAAAATAATAGATACAGTTTGCTTTTTGTTAAAAGACGGCCTTAATAAGGAGGACTTTCAAAGGGTTAAAAAGTCTTTATATGGTAAATTAATTCGCTGGTTCAATTCACTGGAAAAAGTTTCAGAAATGTTTATATCCGGATATTTTAAGGGTATTAATATATTTGATTATTTTAATATTTATGATAAAATAAACCTTGAGTATTTGAATCATGTAATGAAAGGGCACTTTAACCTTGACCGGTTTGCCGTGTCAGTTATACAGGGTATATAA